Proteins encoded in a region of the Ziziphus jujuba cultivar Dongzao chromosome 3, ASM3175591v1 genome:
- the LOC125423270 gene encoding probable xyloglucan galactosyltransferase GT14, which translates to METEKSMAIGKFRYKIPFWFVLLSPFLLCLISFELYYSALSNENFSVTFLVHNLELPNAVDDKKPISLVRNFLGNQATPKIIRNKNTEINHHFDSCSGQYIYVHDLPSQFNEDLLKNCHNLEKWNDMCGYLSNNGFGTKLEDENSKRVLMENGWFLTNQYSSDVIFHERMKKYKCLTNDSSMASAIFVPFYAGLDIVQHLWGSNISTRDSSARKLVDWLSRKPEWKTMWGRDHFFIGGRVAWDFRRKTDDESDWGSKLMFLPESRNMTLLTMEASLWNNDIAIPFPTHFHPSEEIQVFVWQERMRKRERKYLFSFAGAPRPKSEVSIRSELIKECESSSELCEFMPCGGTNRCDEPANVIGLYQDSIFCLEPVGDSATRRSTFDSILAGCIPVFFHPGTAYSQYLWHLPKNYSKYSVYIPETDIRKKRVKVSERLLGISKDEVMTMREEVIKLIPSVIYGDWRSNMERTFHDAFDIAVKGLLERVEKVRKKMKEGKDLSEYYAEEYGWKF; encoded by the coding sequence ATGGAGACGGAAAAATCAATGGCCATCGGAAAATTCCGCTACAAAATTCCATTCTGGTTTGTCTTACTCTCTCCATTTCTTTTATGCCTCATCTCGTTTGAACTCTATTACTCAGCTTTAAGCAATGAAAATTTTTCAGTCACCTTTTTAGTCCACAACCTTGAACTTCCAAACgctgtggatgataagaaaccAATTTCTTTGGTCAGAAATTTTCTTGGCAACCAAGCAACACCAAAAATCATTAGGAATAAGAATACCGAAATCAATCATCATTTCGATTCGTGCTCGGGTCAATACATTTATGTTCACGATCTTCCAAGCCAATTCAATGAGGATTTGCTCAAGAATTGTCATAATCTTGAAAAATGGAATGACATGTGCGGTTATCTATCCAATAATGGATTTGGAACGAAGCTTGAGGATGAAAATTCCAAAAGAGTTTTGATGGAAAATGGATGGTTTCTAACCAACCAATATTCCTCAGATGTCATTTTCCACGAGAGGATGAAGAAGTACAAATGCTTAACCAATGATTCATCCATGGCTTCTGCAATCTTTGTCCCTTTCTATGCAGGCCTAGATATTGTTCAACATCTATGGGGCTCCAACATATCAACAAGAGATTCATCGGCTCGAAAGCTCGTCGATTGGCTATCAAGAAAACCCGAATGGAAAACAATGTGGGGAAGAGACCATTTCTTCATTGGAGGAAGAGTTGCATGGGATTTTAGGAGGAAAACAGATGATGAATCTGATTGGGGTTCCAAGCTCATGTTCTTGCCAGAATCAAGAAACATGACCCTTTTGACAATGGAAGCCAGCTTGTGGAATAACGATATAGCCATCCCATTCCCAACACATTTCCATCCTTCAGAGGAAATCCAGGTGTTCGTTTGGCAGGAAAgaatgagaaagagagaaagaaaatacttgttttCTTTTGCAGGTGCACCGAGGCCTAAATCCGAGGTTTCAATCCGAAGTGAACTGATCAAAGAGTGTGAATCTTCGTCGGAACTTTGTGAATTCATGCCATGTGGTGGAACAAATAGATGTGATGAGCCTGCTAATGTTATTGGATTATATCAGGACTCAATTTTCTGCTTAGAACCAGTTGGTGATTCAGCCACAAGAAGGTCAACTTTTGATTCAATCTTGGCAGGTTGTATTCCAGTTTTTTTCCATCCAGGTACGGCTTATTCTCAATATTTGTGGCATTTACCAAAGAATTATAGTAAATATTCAGTGTACATACCAGAAACTGATATAAGAAAGAAAAGGGTCAAAGTGAGTGAGAGATTGCTTGGAATTTCCAAAGATGAAGTTATGACAATGAGAGAGGAGGTTATAAAGTTGATTCCAAGTGTAATATATGGAGATTGGAGATCTAATATGGAGAGGACATTTCATGATGCATTTGATATTGCTGTTAAAGGTTTGCTAGAAAGAGTTGAGAAAGTgaggaagaagatgaaagaAGGTAAGGATCTTAGTGAATATTATGCAGAAGAATATGGttggaaattttga